A single genomic interval of Bacillus sp. es.036 harbors:
- a CDS encoding VOC family protein → MIEGLYEAHLPVKDLRCSIQFYQSLGLELAWEGDGIAFIWIERHKSWLGLWEGEEYLTAYHPSLRHVAFRIPFEEMKNSVNWLHSKGIEAVPFGNRASVQPFVRPNQGNASVYFKDPDGNSLEFMSFVSVPDELKQESGKFEMTKWMEIVRLRGEENTL, encoded by the coding sequence ATGATTGAAGGACTTTACGAAGCTCATTTACCAGTTAAAGATCTAAGATGTTCTATTCAATTTTATCAAAGCTTGGGGTTAGAGCTTGCTTGGGAAGGAGATGGAATTGCTTTTATCTGGATTGAGAGGCATAAAAGTTGGCTAGGGCTCTGGGAAGGAGAAGAATATTTAACCGCATACCACCCATCACTAAGACATGTGGCTTTTAGAATTCCATTTGAAGAGATGAAGAACTCTGTGAATTGGTTGCATAGTAAAGGAATAGAAGCTGTACCTTTCGGAAACAGGGCATCAGTGCAGCCATTTGTAAGGCCTAATCAGGGGAATGCTTCTGTCTATTTTAAAGATCCAGATGGAAACAGTTTGGAGTTCATGAGTTTTGTTTCTGTTCCGGACGAACTCAAACAAGAAAGTGGGAAATTTGAAATGACAAAGTGGATGGAAATAGTACGCCTAAGAGGAGAAGAGAATACCTTGTGA
- a CDS encoding MFS transporter, which yields MNKQLVILLIGRITTNFADSFYMIATIWYVKTVTDSVFLIGLTSAIAMLPITLQFLYGPIIDRFSKRKILFLAELGQGLFICFISILYFTNALWLPLLLLLMFLALAFSEATYPTESALIEGLSVRKNLTKVNSVFAFSYQTLDIISDAISGILIAFLGIGFIYASNSVLLIGTGLLFFFYLKVPKSKKEEQPSTLTFLAQYKADFIDGFQVVRKQKTLLKILFGVIGINVMATMGIAMLPVISSNSANYGFWLTAMSVGTLIGTLVANRLNHMPLNTIMPITSFISGVCWIVSIYTLDLYLVPYLLFGAAWIGVGILSIYIQTLIQVNLPKEYLGIGFAFLSSLLGSLSPLGYFLGGVFGEITSALLILLLSGVGYIAFSVYFVLHPTLNKLTNELNVSFSEDLQ from the coding sequence ATGAATAAACAACTCGTTATTCTACTAATTGGTAGAATTACTACTAATTTTGCAGACAGTTTTTATATGATTGCTACAATCTGGTATGTTAAAACAGTTACTGATTCAGTATTTTTAATAGGATTAACTAGCGCAATTGCCATGCTCCCCATTACTTTGCAATTTCTCTATGGCCCTATTATTGATCGCTTCTCAAAAAGAAAAATCCTGTTCTTGGCTGAATTGGGACAAGGCTTATTCATTTGTTTTATTTCCATTCTCTATTTCACAAATGCTTTATGGCTTCCCCTTTTGTTATTATTAATGTTTTTAGCACTAGCATTTTCAGAGGCTACTTATCCTACTGAAAGTGCTCTAATAGAAGGACTTTCTGTTAGAAAAAACTTAACGAAGGTAAACTCTGTTTTTGCATTTTCCTATCAAACACTTGATATTATTTCTGATGCGATATCAGGAATCTTGATTGCATTTTTAGGTATAGGCTTCATTTACGCTTCTAATAGTGTACTACTCATTGGAACTGGCCTTCTTTTTTTCTTTTATTTGAAAGTTCCTAAATCGAAAAAAGAAGAACAACCATCTACCCTAACTTTTTTAGCACAATATAAAGCAGATTTCATAGATGGATTTCAAGTGGTTAGAAAACAAAAAACACTTCTTAAGATTCTTTTTGGCGTAATTGGAATCAATGTAATGGCGACGATGGGAATTGCTATGCTGCCAGTTATTTCTTCCAATTCAGCTAACTATGGATTCTGGTTAACAGCAATGTCAGTGGGTACATTAATAGGCACTCTAGTTGCTAATCGTTTAAATCATATGCCACTAAATACTATAATGCCTATAACATCATTCATATCGGGTGTTTGCTGGATTGTTTCTATTTATACATTAGATTTATATCTAGTTCCCTATTTATTGTTTGGTGCGGCCTGGATAGGAGTAGGAATTTTAAGTATTTATATTCAAACACTCATTCAGGTTAACTTACCTAAAGAATATTTAGGAATAGGGTTTGCCTTCTTATCTTCTTTACTAGGCTCGTTAAGTCCTCTTGGCTATTTTCTTGGGGGTGTATTTGGGGAAATAACTTCTGCTTTATTGATTCTTTTGCTTTCAGGTGTTGGTTATATCGCATTTTCAGTTTATTTTGTACTGCATCCAACATTGAACAAATTAACGAATGAATTGAATGTCAGTTTTTCTGAAGATCTTCAATAA
- a CDS encoding GNAT family N-acetyltransferase: MIKTIPAMWETKSLTIQDLDEDEIQSVQELYEQGSYIHQWDGGSLDYEYAYRCFTDGDLPPNGTKDKYKIQVIRVKEMDPIVGILTTYQGYPKNETFYINYLYIDKEYHKQGLGKEVISELLSILKESKFAEVRASVAIKNWPAIRFWTGLGLDTINGFYGDNEYRADHYADIELIKKF; the protein is encoded by the coding sequence GTGATAAAAACAATTCCAGCGATGTGGGAAACTAAAAGTCTCACAATCCAAGACCTTGATGAAGATGAAATACAAAGTGTTCAAGAGTTATATGAACAAGGGAGTTACATACACCAATGGGACGGCGGTAGCCTAGATTATGAATATGCTTATCGCTGTTTCACTGATGGCGACTTACCTCCTAATGGAACTAAAGACAAGTATAAAATCCAGGTAATTAGAGTGAAGGAAATGGATCCTATTGTTGGAATACTTACCACCTATCAAGGATATCCGAAGAATGAAACTTTTTATATTAACTATCTATACATTGACAAGGAATATCACAAACAAGGACTAGGGAAAGAAGTCATTAGTGAATTGTTAAGTATTTTAAAAGAGTCTAAATTTGCAGAGGTCCGAGCAAGTGTAGCAATAAAAAATTGGCCAGCTATTCGATTTTGGACTGGACTTGGATTAGATACAATTAATGGATTTTATGGAGATAATGAATATAGAGCTGATCATTACGCTGATATAGAATTAATTAAGAAGTTTTAA
- a CDS encoding PadR family transcriptional regulator: MEERLKNLKKSMKTTCFSQLEFTEDDRNQIHKKIEKEVEDDEMILLAVLQLLLEEKTGHDVAKQLRSRGILKFEDEEGLLYTVLHALEQKNYLIVRWRSDYSKMYKLTSKGRKVLKKMENKRVRGVLKLSNLTGNYEL, from the coding sequence ATGGAGGAAAGGCTAAAGAACTTGAAGAAATCGATGAAAACAACATGCTTTAGTCAATTGGAATTCACAGAGGATGATAGGAATCAAATACACAAAAAGATAGAGAAAGAAGTGGAAGATGATGAAATGATCCTTCTCGCAGTATTACAGCTGCTTCTGGAAGAGAAAACGGGTCATGACGTGGCGAAACAATTGCGTAGCAGAGGAATTTTGAAGTTTGAAGATGAGGAAGGACTATTATATACAGTTCTACATGCTCTTGAACAAAAAAACTACTTAATCGTAAGGTGGCGTAGCGATTACTCAAAAATGTATAAACTAACGAGTAAGGGTAGAAAAGTATTAAAGAAAATGGAAAACAAAAGAGTGAGAGGCGTTCTTAAGCTTAGTAATTTGACTGGAAACTATGAATTATGA
- a CDS encoding zeta toxin family protein, with translation MTKPKLPPMMYVFAGNNGSGKSTLRNLLIDKLGIDINIDPDSIARRLDPQSPETKQLAAGKAAVRLIYECIEEEKSFSIETTLAGKNAIHQMTKAKEKGFEITMFYVGLSHVTQNIERVALRVRNGGHHIPTKDILKRDITSKENLLQHLSLINNLVVIDNSKSDGELILEISNNQLTFETDEIPEWADPIKQKFNTLR, from the coding sequence ATGACAAAGCCAAAGCTCCCTCCTATGATGTATGTTTTTGCTGGTAACAATGGGAGTGGAAAAAGCACGCTACGTAACCTTCTAATTGATAAGTTAGGCATAGACATTAATATTGATCCTGATTCCATTGCGCGTAGATTGGATCCACAATCACCTGAGACGAAACAATTAGCAGCAGGTAAAGCAGCCGTAAGACTGATTTACGAGTGCATTGAAGAAGAAAAGAGTTTTTCAATTGAAACGACGCTCGCTGGAAAAAATGCGATTCACCAAATGACCAAAGCCAAGGAAAAAGGATTTGAAATTACAATGTTTTATGTTGGATTAAGCCACGTCACGCAAAACATTGAGCGAGTCGCATTACGAGTGAGGAATGGTGGCCATCATATCCCAACAAAGGACATCCTGAAAAGAGATATCACTTCCAAAGAAAACCTACTTCAACACTTGTCACTCATTAACAACCTCGTCGTTATCGATAACAGCAAATCAGATGGAGAATTGATTTTAGAAATATCTAATAACCAATTAACCTTCGAAACTGATGAGATACCTGAATGGGCAGACCCTATAAAACAGAAATTTAATACTCTAAGGTGA
- a CDS encoding VOC family protein yields the protein MRIRRLTLKTKHLDKMKIFYTETLGMPLTKECQESFQVSIGSSQLKFTSRNVKGDPYYHFAFNIPSNKFKEAKAWLEGKVKLNEEEGKDEADFPNLPGHSLYFYDPSENVVEFISRHSITKASDEPFSQSSILSISEISLTVDDAIKTGRQLMYLGINERDNKQISDESLNFMGNRAIGVFILLVQPGRRWIFSDKVSAIYPIDLEVNTNDQIVVNENHAVTINSTS from the coding sequence GTGAGGATAAGGCGGCTTACTTTAAAAACAAAACATCTTGATAAAATGAAAATTTTTTATACAGAAACTTTAGGTATGCCATTAACAAAAGAATGCCAAGAAAGTTTTCAGGTATCAATTGGTTCAAGTCAATTGAAATTCACATCAAGAAATGTAAAAGGCGATCCTTATTACCACTTTGCTTTCAATATCCCTTCAAATAAATTTAAAGAGGCTAAAGCGTGGCTAGAAGGTAAAGTTAAACTTAATGAAGAAGAAGGAAAAGATGAGGCGGATTTCCCAAACCTTCCTGGCCATTCACTATACTTTTATGACCCTTCTGAAAATGTAGTTGAGTTTATCTCCAGACATTCTATAACCAAAGCTAGTGATGAACCATTTTCACAAAGTAGCATTCTAAGTATTAGTGAAATTAGCCTTACTGTGGATGATGCAATAAAAACTGGAAGACAATTAATGTACCTTGGGATTAACGAGCGTGATAACAAACAAATAAGCGACGAATCACTTAATTTTATGGGGAATCGTGCAATTGGCGTCTTTATTTTGTTAGTTCAACCAGGTAGAAGATGGATATTTTCTGATAAGGTTTCTGCTATTTATCCAATTGATCTAGAGGTAAATACGAATGATCAAATAGTAGTAAATGAGAACCATGCAGTAACAATTAATTCCACTAGCTAA
- a CDS encoding CPBP family intramembrane glutamic endopeptidase: METPTFSLHWALIIYGALLGLIWVSPKSRQLYKKSFDFGVLKKIQTYLLIITAFLTIFFANLIIFKRSLSSTFNLLTSNYSQTLFLDSFELGSLLVGMLIIAPVFEELMFRVPLSIWMNRHSYFIFALLVSSIIFGMMHSEYPLFGVIMGIVFGIVYRVTKSIVPGILVHFLWNLFSLYYFNYI, encoded by the coding sequence GTGGAAACACCAACTTTTTCATTACACTGGGCACTTATTATTTATGGTGCTCTTTTAGGTTTAATCTGGGTTTCCCCAAAGTCAAGGCAGCTTTATAAAAAATCATTTGATTTTGGTGTTTTAAAGAAAATCCAAACTTACCTTTTGATTATAACAGCATTTCTGACTATATTTTTTGCGAATCTAATCATCTTCAAGCGCAGTTTATCATCAACCTTTAATTTACTTACTAGTAATTATTCACAAACACTTTTTTTAGATAGCTTCGAATTAGGATCACTTCTTGTTGGTATGCTTATAATTGCTCCAGTGTTTGAAGAGTTAATGTTCAGAGTACCATTATCTATTTGGATGAATAGACATTCCTATTTCATCTTCGCACTATTGGTTTCGTCGATAATATTCGGAATGATGCACTCAGAGTATCCGTTATTCGGGGTCATAATGGGAATCGTTTTTGGGATTGTTTATAGAGTAACTAAGTCTATTGTTCCCGGTATACTCGTTCACTTTCTATGGAACTTATTTTCACTCTATTATTTTAATTACATATAG
- a CDS encoding helix-turn-helix transcriptional regulator, giving the protein MPKIDNMLAILWMLRSGEKITAKQISEKLEMNIRTVYRYIDTISTSGVPIISEPGHNGGYTLLNNFIEAPLFFDFEEQTSLYHAAVFAEEAGYYGGEALNRAISKLSKYSNQEQETKINQHLTSLEVISRLSSLSIEPLLKELEQAVADGYSVKILYHKSSEKQLNDRLVDPYRIIYWNNKWYVIGFCHLRNDIRSFRVDRIESLMLTENKFNRPENFSAQDFFIKSLLPTVEDKEEGISFVISGDKSVLDDICQHWFLGHYLKERSSNRAVFLLEKDVIHTYVPYLLLPYNKSIKVIEPISLKKRLIEVLSELMKFHEV; this is encoded by the coding sequence ATGCCTAAAATTGACAATATGTTAGCAATTCTATGGATGCTTCGTTCAGGTGAAAAAATTACTGCAAAACAAATTTCAGAAAAGTTAGAGATGAATATAAGAACTGTGTATCGTTATATTGATACCATTTCAACAAGTGGCGTACCTATCATTTCAGAACCAGGACATAACGGTGGATACACTTTACTGAATAATTTTATTGAGGCTCCTCTTTTCTTTGATTTTGAGGAACAAACTTCATTGTATCACGCTGCTGTTTTTGCAGAAGAAGCCGGATATTATGGAGGTGAAGCACTGAATAGGGCCATTTCAAAACTAAGTAAATACTCAAATCAAGAGCAGGAAACAAAGATAAACCAACATTTAACTAGTCTTGAAGTAATAAGTCGATTAAGCTCACTCTCTATTGAACCTCTTTTGAAAGAGTTGGAGCAGGCCGTAGCTGACGGGTACTCAGTAAAAATTCTTTACCATAAAAGTAGTGAAAAGCAATTAAATGATAGATTGGTCGATCCATACAGAATTATCTATTGGAATAATAAGTGGTATGTGATTGGCTTTTGTCATCTTAGGAATGATATCCGTAGTTTTAGAGTAGATCGAATAGAAAGTCTAATGCTAACCGAAAATAAGTTTAACCGGCCAGAAAATTTTTCAGCACAAGACTTTTTTATAAAAAGTCTTCTTCCAACTGTAGAAGATAAGGAAGAGGGAATATCTTTCGTCATTAGTGGGGATAAGAGTGTATTGGATGATATTTGTCAGCATTGGTTTTTAGGACATTATTTAAAAGAACGGTCTTCAAATCGAGCCGTTTTTCTTCTTGAAAAAGATGTGATCCATACATATGTACCTTATTTACTTTTACCGTACAACAAATCTATTAAAGTTATTGAGCCAATAAGTCTTAAGAAAAGACTTATTGAAGTTCTGTCGGAATTAATGAAATTTCATGAAGTATAA
- a CDS encoding type 1 glutamine amidotransferase family protein produces the protein MQTKKVVLYVFNTMSDWEYGYLIAELNSGRYFKKDLAPLKVITVGANKEMITTMGGLNIIPDISLNECTLESKDLLILPGGTTWSEEIHQPILESIGQALKLGTIVASICGATEGLANMGYLDTRKHTSNNLEYTKMVCPNYKGEKFYELGSAVTDANLITASGIAPLEFAMEVLKKLDVFAPDTLHSWYNLNKTHKPEYFFQLMNSINN, from the coding sequence ATGCAAACAAAAAAGGTTGTTTTATATGTATTTAATACAATGTCAGACTGGGAATATGGATATTTAATTGCTGAACTAAACTCAGGAAGATATTTCAAAAAAGATTTAGCACCTTTAAAAGTCATTACAGTAGGAGCTAATAAAGAAATGATTACTACTATGGGAGGACTGAACATAATACCAGATATTTCCCTTAATGAATGTACTCTTGAGAGTAAAGATCTTTTAATTTTACCAGGAGGGACTACTTGGAGTGAAGAAATTCATCAACCTATCTTGGAAAGTATTGGCCAAGCTTTAAAGCTTGGCACTATTGTTGCTTCAATTTGTGGTGCAACTGAGGGCCTCGCGAATATGGGATACTTAGATACTAGAAAGCATACAAGTAATAACTTAGAATATACTAAAATGGTATGTCCTAACTATAAAGGAGAAAAGTTTTATGAGTTGGGATCTGCCGTAACTGATGCGAATTTAATTACTGCATCAGGAATAGCTCCTCTGGAATTTGCGATGGAAGTACTGAAAAAATTAGATGTATTTGCACCAGATACATTACATTCATGGTATAACCTAAATAAGACTCATAAACCTGAATACTTCTTTCAGTTAATGAATTCAATAAATAACTGA
- a CDS encoding sigma-70 family RNA polymerase sigma factor: MEEYIENIVDTADKNNLIDEMMRNFGEEILYLMYSYVKDKAIAEDLTQEVFVKCYKNLHTYKQHSKMKTWVWRIAINHCKDYLKSWYKRKVIPSEVEVALTPAQESGVEDSVIRQEEDEELVIAVMDLPIHYREVIYLFYFEEMSIKEISSVTDQNSNTVKTRLKRAKQLLKEQLGGMI, from the coding sequence GTGGAAGAGTACATTGAAAATATAGTTGATACGGCTGATAAAAATAATTTAATAGACGAGATGATGAGAAACTTTGGAGAAGAAATTCTCTATCTGATGTATTCCTATGTAAAAGACAAGGCAATAGCCGAAGATTTGACTCAAGAGGTCTTTGTGAAATGCTATAAGAATTTACATACCTACAAACAACATTCGAAAATGAAGACCTGGGTTTGGAGAATTGCCATAAATCATTGCAAAGACTATCTTAAGAGCTGGTACAAAAGAAAAGTGATTCCTTCTGAAGTTGAAGTTGCTCTTACTCCAGCACAAGAATCTGGTGTGGAAGATTCAGTTATTCGACAGGAAGAAGACGAAGAGCTGGTCATAGCTGTCATGGATCTCCCAATTCATTATAGAGAGGTCATTTATCTCTTTTATTTTGAAGAGATGTCGATTAAAGAAATAAGTAGCGTGACAGATCAAAATAGTAACACGGTTAAAACGAGATTGAAACGAGCTAAGCAATTGCTTAAGGAACAATTAGGAGGAATGATCTGA
- a CDS encoding FtsW/RodA/SpoVE family cell cycle protein, with protein sequence MSDKKYDFLDQVQEQIKAIEAKEMISHELNHHINSEKKRLVQTGVEEEEAERVAIKQMGSPVQLGQRLNKLHRPKTDWWLISLLVVTIGLSFLPLMFWNLDLNYYFERKIIFSVISVMIITGLMFFDYRKLYKWRWFFYLMGLFVLALLVLFPTTYTNGIPVLRVGPFGIDSTQTLLLFYVGFSALFISSKVSYWKFLLLCSVPIFFFLIVLDPNSIFVFSAMTVVLLWFSDVRKKRILLLAVSSLAVMFSAGYLLWGNLDDYQKDRILGYLNPTEYADSSGYMYLQAKELLKAAGWFGQRGEQVFIPTGHTDFVFLSLTYHFGWMLGIILFLVLAMLMTRMIYVTFKINDSFGKMLVVGGLSLFSVQFLYSIAMTLGLLPIIGISLPFISYGLTPTIMNSIVFGNVLSVYRRKNIVFKQSITR encoded by the coding sequence ATGAGTGACAAAAAGTATGATTTCTTAGACCAAGTACAAGAACAAATAAAAGCTATAGAAGCGAAAGAAATGATTTCCCATGAACTTAATCATCATATAAATAGTGAGAAAAAAAGACTAGTTCAAACAGGGGTAGAGGAAGAAGAAGCTGAAAGAGTAGCTATTAAGCAAATGGGGAGCCCAGTTCAGCTTGGCCAACGTCTAAATAAACTTCATCGTCCAAAAACAGACTGGTGGCTTATTAGTTTGCTAGTCGTTACGATTGGATTGAGTTTTTTGCCTTTGATGTTTTGGAATTTAGACTTAAATTACTATTTTGAAAGGAAAATCATTTTTTCTGTTATTAGTGTAATGATAATAACTGGGCTTATGTTTTTTGATTATCGAAAATTATATAAGTGGAGATGGTTTTTTTATCTCATGGGTCTATTTGTTTTAGCTCTTTTAGTCCTGTTTCCAACAACATATACGAATGGCATTCCAGTATTACGAGTAGGTCCATTCGGGATTGACAGTACACAAACGCTTTTACTTTTTTACGTAGGATTTTCAGCTTTATTCATAAGTAGCAAGGTATCCTATTGGAAGTTTCTTCTTTTATGTTCTGTGCCAATCTTCTTTTTTTTAATTGTCCTCGACCCTAATTCAATCTTCGTCTTTAGCGCCATGACAGTTGTTCTGCTTTGGTTTAGTGACGTAAGAAAAAAAAGAATATTGTTGTTAGCGGTAAGTAGTCTAGCTGTCATGTTCTCAGCAGGATATTTATTGTGGGGAAATCTAGATGATTATCAGAAAGATAGAATCTTGGGTTATTTAAATCCAACCGAATATGCAGATTCTAGTGGTTATATGTACTTACAGGCGAAGGAATTATTAAAGGCTGCCGGTTGGTTCGGTCAACGTGGGGAACAAGTTTTTATACCAACAGGCCACACTGATTTTGTTTTTCTAAGCCTTACCTATCACTTCGGCTGGATGTTAGGAATCATTCTATTTTTAGTTCTAGCTATGTTGATGACTCGAATGATCTACGTCACCTTTAAAATAAATGATTCATTTGGAAAGATGCTTGTTGTAGGAGGTCTAAGCTTATTCTCGGTTCAGTTTCTCTACTCGATTGCTATGACCCTTGGTCTTCTTCCGATAATAGGGATTTCGTTACCTTTTATCAGTTATGGATTAACGCCAACAATAATGAACTCCATAGTCTTTGGCAACGTGCTCAGTGTGTACAGGAGAAAAAACATAGTGTTTAAACAAAGTATTACAAGATAG
- a CDS encoding DJ-1/PfpI family protein, which yields MTESLYTGILIYPRFSEYELSVLLSVLKQGGKQTIFLGLNSHPIKGEAGLPCIPESTINEFDINLLDSVVLPGVDDFEHLVDDHKLSSFLHKIDDRNRIIAAISSAPYLLSASGVLEEKRYTTGLTTEQRNFLGTFNNDNYVNSPVVVDDYLITAKGSAFIEFAFGVGDQLNLKYEKDWFFSNS from the coding sequence ATGACAGAATCCCTTTATACAGGCATACTGATTTACCCTAGATTCAGTGAATATGAGCTTTCTGTACTATTATCGGTATTGAAACAAGGTGGAAAACAAACTATATTTCTAGGTTTAAATAGTCATCCTATAAAAGGAGAAGCTGGCTTACCTTGTATACCAGAATCTACAATAAATGAGTTTGATATTAATCTTTTAGATAGTGTTGTGCTTCCTGGAGTTGATGATTTTGAGCATCTTGTTGACGATCATAAGTTGTCTTCCTTTTTACATAAAATTGATGATCGAAATCGAATAATTGCTGCAATTTCTAGTGCTCCTTATTTATTATCAGCAAGTGGTGTGCTAGAGGAGAAGCGTTATACTACAGGATTAACTACTGAACAAAGGAATTTCTTAGGTACATTTAACAATGATAACTATGTAAACTCACCAGTTGTTGTGGATGATTATCTTATTACAGCGAAAGGATCAGCATTTATAGAGTTTGCATTTGGAGTTGGAGATCAGCTAAATCTTAAATATGAAAAAGATTGGTTCTTTTCAAACAGCTAA
- a CDS encoding GNAT family N-acetyltransferase — translation MIKLSKVNEVEFKEYLDFMIPDHANEITKNFNLTIEQALEESEMMINDMFKDGLATEGQCLYNIMKANSNEKVGLLWYSVIPEINSAYLYHILIDEHHRGKGFGTKTIEMLQDKLRVLGVNSIGLSVFGKNDGAYRLYKKMGYSNTRISMEKTL, via the coding sequence ATGATTAAGTTAAGTAAGGTTAATGAAGTGGAATTCAAGGAGTATTTGGATTTTATGATTCCTGATCATGCTAATGAAATTACAAAAAACTTCAATTTAACAATTGAGCAGGCTTTAGAGGAATCAGAAATGATGATCAACGACATGTTTAAGGATGGCTTAGCCACTGAGGGACAATGTCTCTATAATATTATGAAAGCTAACTCAAATGAAAAAGTGGGGCTTCTTTGGTACAGTGTCATTCCAGAAATTAATTCTGCCTACTTGTATCACATTTTAATTGATGAACATCATAGAGGAAAAGGATTTGGAACTAAGACTATTGAGATGCTACAAGACAAGCTTAGAGTACTTGGTGTGAATTCAATAGGGTTAAGTGTGTTTGGGAAGAATGATGGAGCTTATAGATTGTACAAGAAAATGGGATATTCAAATACGAGAATATCAATGGAGAAAACTCTTTAA
- a CDS encoding DUF3953 domain-containing protein, with protein sequence MKILRYVLSISTFTLAVYGVITSNFEFSHIMIFLLGLTMLVMGIEEFQKERKSIGILLVGVFIFSLFVSIKGFLLS encoded by the coding sequence TTGAAAATTTTACGATACGTTCTATCAATATCAACTTTTACACTTGCTGTTTATGGGGTGATTACAAGTAATTTTGAGTTTAGTCATATAATGATATTTCTATTAGGACTTACAATGTTAGTTATGGGAATAGAAGAATTTCAAAAAGAACGAAAATCAATTGGTATTTTACTTGTTGGTGTTTTTATCTTCTCATTATTTGTATCAATTAAGGGTTTTTTATTAAGCTAA
- a CDS encoding DUF1835 domain-containing protein, which translates to MIDELKRILKNSPEDEVKSLLFQILFRINMLEKTGQYTEGQFVADLKKTYNDFLNYKRNQTDLNNNKNYKAVHILFGDSASGSLKSALKEMGLQEEEKVISFSDLFSIGPVYQLKDKVGLNQRYEWIKNHLILDDDYIDEYQHNFNNTTTMIQAIPKNTTVIIWIGENSHEQSALRYVLYLLKGKNYDIVLMDTTKQYKNQFDVPDTDCYPLHTGEIIPEKLRLIYEKGSKMPPLSQEQREKLEKEWQELSSTQEVLRVWENKEIKSVEEAYYDDYIINKAEKLHKEQENNDFMKSARLIGEAIGYLNQYIGDVFFEYRVRHLIMNGVFEIEGVPKAMRFYSVRLKYE; encoded by the coding sequence TTGATTGATGAATTAAAAAGAATCCTTAAAAATTCTCCTGAAGATGAAGTAAAATCACTTTTATTTCAAATTCTTTTCCGAATCAATATGCTTGAAAAAACAGGACAATATACTGAGGGGCAATTTGTGGCTGACTTGAAAAAAACATATAATGATTTTCTGAATTATAAAAGAAACCAAACTGATTTAAACAATAATAAAAACTATAAGGCTGTCCATATTCTCTTTGGTGATTCAGCATCTGGTAGTTTAAAAAGTGCACTAAAAGAAATGGGATTGCAAGAAGAAGAAAAGGTTATCTCATTTTCGGATTTGTTTTCTATTGGTCCAGTTTATCAATTGAAAGATAAGGTGGGGCTTAATCAAAGGTATGAATGGATAAAAAATCATCTAATCTTAGATGATGATTATATAGATGAATACCAACATAATTTTAATAATACTACCACGATGATTCAAGCTATTCCTAAAAATACAACAGTTATAATTTGGATTGGGGAAAACTCTCATGAACAGTCTGCTTTAAGGTATGTTCTGTATTTATTAAAAGGTAAAAATTACGATATTGTCTTAATGGATACCACTAAGCAATATAAAAATCAATTTGATGTTCCAGATACGGATTGTTATCCGTTACACACTGGTGAAATTATACCTGAAAAATTAAGGTTAATTTATGAAAAAGGTAGTAAGATGCCTCCATTAAGTCAAGAACAACGTGAAAAATTGGAGAAAGAATGGCAAGAGTTGTCTTCTACACAAGAAGTCCTAAGGGTATGGGAAAATAAAGAAATAAAGAGTGTAGAAGAAGCATACTATGATGACTATATAATCAATAAAGCTGAAAAATTACATAAAGAGCAAGAGAATAATGATTTTATGAAATCTGCACGTCTTATTGGTGAAGCTATTGGTTATTTAAATCAATATATTGGTGACGTGTTTTTTGAGTATAGAGTAAGACATTTAATCATGAATGGTGTTTTTGAAATAGAAGGTGTTCCAAAAGCTATGAGGTTTTATAGTGTTAGGCTCAAATACGAATAA